The DNA segment CATATCAAAATAGTCGGAATACAGCATCCCGGAACCCGTGGAGGAGGCCAGTTCAAAAAAGCGCTCCAGAGCCAGCATTCCAAAACGGATCCCGGACTCGCGGGTAATCACCAGAGCATATCCGGCACCCCTGGAAAAATCTGCAATTTTCCGGATGGTATCGGTGCTGAAGCTGCCATTGGTGCGGATAAATTCACAGCCACCGGGTACGGCAACGTCCTGCTCTTCTCCCAGCAGATAGATCCTGTTCACCAGGGGACTGGCGGATAGCTCCTGCAGGGTTTCTTTCCAAATCTCGACGGTATTACAATTAAGAAAACAATTGATCCTATTCATCATCTTTCTTTTTCAACAGGTAATTTATGGTACGGCTCATAAGGAGATCTCTCATCTCCTGTTCCACCAGGGTCTCAAAGGGGAATCCCAGGGCCACGATGCCATACTCTCCCCGGAAGGCCACCCCCGCGCTCATGTTATTCTCCGAATACCTCATCAGGGTGATGGCCGTGGAATCGGCCGGTTCCAGGGCATCGGCACCCTCCACGGTATAAATGGCTGAATCTGCATCCGTATTAAAGTGAAACGGCTCGTCCATTTCCGCAAACACGGGATCCATACTGTAAACCAGTCCCAGGCGGGAAGCATTGCTGGTTCTCCATTTGAACTTAAAAAGGCTGCCTGCCACACTGTCCTGCTTCTGCATATGCATATCGGAGGCAATGTGCGCTCCTGTTACAAACAGGGCCCCTCCGCTCTTCAAATAAGCATCCAGCACGTTCAACATACCGGGGGACCAGACCTGGTAATGGCATACCGAATCGTTTTTCGGCATCCAGGTGGACCGCTCCTCCCCGGCCAGGTAGTCCACGAGCGCATAGCCCGACAGGTCCAGGGAATCACCGCTCACAGCTTCATCACTGAAGGAAACAAAGGAATAGCCGGCCTTTAGAATGGAGAGACCATGTATGTAGCTAAAATTAAAACTGTTACCCGGAATTACCCGGGTTTCCAGGTTGGCATAAGAGGCTCCGTGACCGGGAGAGTCATCATCCAGCCAGGGCGACTCCTTGCTGAAATCGAACTGGTCCCCCACGGTATGGAGATCCACCAGGTAAGGCACGCCCTGATCGACCATATTCATGAACCCGGCGTGTTTCGTATCGTCGAACCAGGCCGGACCACTGGTACGGTCAAAGGCGTTGATGATCGCCACGCTTCCTTTTGAATCAGGCGCTTTGCCTATGGAAAGTTCCTCCGACGGGAAACTCTCCCCCCCCCTGTTTACTGCGCAAACCTTAAAGGAGTAGATGGCACCGGCTTGTACCTGATCCAGAACAAAGCGTGTTTGACTCACCGCTGTACCACGATCATAACCACCCCCGTTAATCCGGGTGTAGACTATAAAACTTTCAGCCTCAGCGGTCGGTTCCAGTGGATCGCTGACCGCTTTCCAGCTCAGGACAATATTCCCATCCCCGTCAAAGCCGGACTGAAAATGGTCCACAGGCAGGGGCTGCACCGTATATCTGGTCCCGTACTGGGTATCCAGGAACTTCAGGATCCCCTTGTAGATGGCGCGGCTCACATGAAAGCGGAACATGGGTTCCTGGCCAAAGCGCATATCTATGAAATTCTGGTGAGAGAAGAGTTCCAGCAGCATCGTCGGCACATTGGGCCTGAAAGCCTCGCTGTAGCCCCTGTCCCACATCCCTCTCCGGGTCCAGGCCGGATCATGGACTGCCCTCAGATCCTCCACAATCTGCGACTGTACCAGATCGGTCAGATCTCTGGAGGCCATTTTGGACAATCCTCCCGGAAAAACACCTCCCCGGGTGGTGGTGCTGTAGATGCCCAGGGTGCCAATCACGGTATCGTTGCCGGTGATTCCCGCGTCGGTATGAAAGGCCAGGGAGAGATCTACGGGAATACCCAGGCCCCTGGCCTGACGATTGGCTGCCGGACCGGACGGAGCACCCATCAGGTAATTGACCCACTCGCCCCGGGACTGATAGTCGTCGTTATAGTCATTGGAATCGTTCAGTTTCCAGACCAGGGTATCGGGCATCCCGGCATACTGCAGGTAGTAGCGGGCACCCTCCTGATAGCGGGGGCGCTGACTGGTAAAGCCGTTCCTGGAAATATTCCCCATGCCCCCTCCGAACTTAACCGCATCGGCCGAAATAGTCTTTCCCCGCCTGGCCCCCTGGTTCAACAGGACCACCCTGCCACCGGCCGTATGAATTCCCTTTTCAAAACGGAACCTTCCCAGGTAGATCCAGGTGCCACCCCCCATTTGCTGGTTGATGTTAAATTCGCTCATCCCCCCGCTGTGATGCACCCGGTAGAGAGCATCACTGCTATTCTGCGGCGAGGCCTGATAGGAAACATAGACGGCATAGTCGCCCGTTTCAGGAATTTCCGGGATCCACTGTATGGATCCGGTAGCCTGGCGGTCGGACTGCATGGTCTGGTAGGATCCCAGCCGAAAGGGATTTTCATTCACATAGGGCGGAAAACCCAGGCCAAATCCACTGCCCGGCACACTGGTCTCCAGGTATTCCGGTGCCACATAAAGGCTGTTTCCGCTGCTTCCGTCATTATCCACAATGACCTCATGCACCTGCCAGTCACGCTCACGGGGCATCAGCACAGTGGCCCCTGCGTTTTCCAGCATGGGGACCAGAAAAGGCAGGGTATAGGAGAGGGGATAGATATCCTCGACCGTCTGAAAGATCCTGGCACGCTGCCACTCCCAGCGGTTAAGTTTGGGTTCATAATACCAGCCGTGGCTGTGCCAGAGGGCAATGTTGATATTATGCAGGGCCGAGCGGGAAAGGTGAGGCCTGGAGAGATGGCTTACCAGCGGAGGGGATTTCCTTTTCAACTGACCGGGGGTCCGGTTCCGGTCCATCAGTTTAGCGGAACTGCGATAGTGATTGGGTACCAGGGTCCGGATATTCACCCGGTCCGAAAAAAGTTCTATTTCGTAGCTGTCGTAGGGGGCTCCCAGGCGCGACCGGATCCCTGATAAAAGTGAATCAACAGTTGCCTCCCGAAAGGGAGCATAGGCCAGCTGTTTATCTGCATGCACCCAGATCCTGTCGGGCTTCTTCAGGATCGTAACCGACAATATGGAGGTGGAGTCTGTTTTCTGGTAGCCCGTCAGGCTGCGGAACCATGGACCGTTGAGCAATGAATCCGCATGGTGCCGCACCAGGGCCTTTGCCACAGAGTCTTTCATAACTGCAGGTTCCCGGGCGAATAGGGAGGTAAACAGAAATAAGTTCAATAAGAAAAGGGCAGCGTGGTTCAGAAATCTATGCATCGGTGATCCTATTTATAAAGATAATACGGTGCGGAGCGCTGCCTGAACCCGTCCACATCCCTGTTCCAGTACTCCGACAGGGCAGAAAAGTCAAAGTTGCTCATCAGGGAGGTGCGAATGTGATCCGTGCCGCAAACCTTATCGAACATGTCGTACCTGCCCTCCTTTCCTTCGAAGGGATCAAAATCCGGATCCAGCTTCCGGGCCTCCTGCAAAAACCAGAATTGAATGCTGGTCAGCGGAGCCTTCCGGGGATCCGTCAGGTGTATCTGAACCCCTTGCAGGGGAGTTCCCTGTTTAGCCATATAGTAAGGCTTGAACCAGATGGGACGAAACTCTACCCCCTCTATTTCCAGGGAATTCATAGCATGGGCCAGCCGGAGGGCATCGATATTTTCAGTGGCCAGCAGCTGAAACGGAAGGGTATATCCAATGCCGATCATATTGGGATCGAGTTCTCCGATGATCCCGGTGGCCGGATAAAAAAAGGCGGTGTGGTAATCCGGAATATGGGGTGAGGCAGGTACCCAGGGCAGTCCGCTTGTTTCAAAAGTCATTTCCCGGTGCCAGCCCTCCATGGGAACCACCTGTAATTTACAGGTCCTGCCATCCTTCAGCATCCCCTCGCCGTTCAGCATCAGGGCCAGCTCCCCGCAGGTCAGACCGTAGATATAGGGAATGCTGTACTGGCTTACAAAAGAGTGAAAACCCTCTTCCACCAGCGGCCCCTCCACCCGGAGCCCCCCCAGGGGATTGGGACGGTCGAGGATCAGCACCTCCTTGTCCATTTCGGCAGCCGCCTCCATCACCAGGCCCATGGTACTGATATAGGTATAGGAGCGAACCCCGATATCCTGGATGTCATACACGATCACATCCACCTGTTCCAGCATCTCCCTGCTCGGTTTTCTGCTCTTCCCGTACAGGGAGTATACGGGGATCCCTGTTTGTGCATCCACCTGGTCCCCCACATGATCACCTGCAGAGAAGTCTCCCCGGACTCCATGCTCCGGACCGAAGAGAGCCGTCAGCTTCACATGTTCAAAGAGGATATCGATGGTGGAGCGAAGCGATTTGTCGACACCGGTGGGATTGGTCACCAGTCCGACCCGTTTGCCCCGGAGCAAATCAAAGTCCCGGTCAGCCAGAACCTCAATCCCGGTTTTTACCTGAGAATGTGCTGTTTGAAACATGGCGAAAAGAAGGAAAAGAAGTGCAAATTTGCGGTGAGCCGGGTGCTGTTTCATGCTTCTGAATTTGAATTATAAAGATAATATTTAACTTTACAAGTATAATACGTCATACCAATTATCGTGCCTTTCATCTCATGAGCAGCCTTCAAAAAAGACTTTCCGGCGCCATCGGCAAAAACCTAGTTCACACCGACGATCTGACCCTGATTTCCACTGCAGCAGATGCAGGATGTTACCGCAAGATACCAAAGATTGTACTGAACCCGCAAACGGAAAAGCAGCTTATTGAATCCCTGAGAATTCTGAATGAAACAGGAACTCCGGTCACTTTCCGTGCGGCCGGGACCAGCCTTTCCGGGCAGGCCATCTCCGATTCCGTACTTCTGCAGGCCAGGGGGGATCACTGGAGCCATTATGAGATTCTGGAAGAGGGTCGCCTGATCAAAGCTGAACCGGGAATCACCGGCACCAGGCTCAATCAGCTTCTGGCTCATTCGGGGATGAAATTCGGTCCCGATCCGGCCTCCATCTCTTCAGCCATGGTGGGCGGAATTATTGCCAATAATGCCAGCGGGATGAGCTGCGGGATCCATGCCAACAGCTATGCCACCATAAGGTCTGCCCGAATCATCTTTCCGGATGGCACCCTGCTGGATACAGCCAGCAGGGAAAGTTGTGAAAGCTTTCTCGGGTCCAGACCGGAACTGGTTTCAGTCATCATGAAGATCCGGGACGAAATCCTTTCCAGGCCTGAGCTTGTTAATAAGATCCGGAAGAAATACAGCATTAAAAACACCACCGGTTACGGGATGAACGCCTTCCTGGACTATGAAGACCCCATAGAGATCATCCTCCACCTGATGGTAGGTTCCGAAGGCACCCTGGGCTTCGTATCAGAAGCCACCTTTGCCACCCTTCCGCTTAAGCCATTCAGGGCCTCCTCGCTGATTTACTTCAAAGACCTGGAAGCGGCCTGTAATGCCGTTCCGCTGTTAAGGGAAGCCAGAGTCCCCGCCATTGAGATCATGGATCGCAAAGCCCTCCGGTCGGTGGAGAACAACAAGGGTATTCCGGAGTACCTCAAATCGCTGGGCAGGGAAGTGACCGCCCTGCTGATCGATCTGGAGGAAGAAAGCCCCGAGGCACTGGACACACTGATCGAAAGAACCCGGAAAGCTCTTTCGGGCTTTGAGCTGGTCAGGGATTTCGAAGTGACCACCGATCTGAAACAGATCACGGATTACTGGAATGTCCGCAAAGGGGTCTTCCCTTCAGTGGGAGGAATGCGTAAACCGGGAACCAGCGTGATTATCGAGGACGTGGCCGTCAGCGCGGAGCACCTGACAGACGCCGTTATGGAAATGCGCCGGATGCTCGACAGGCTGGGCTATGAAGAGGCTGTCATTTATGGTCATGTGCTGGACGGGAATCTCCATTTCATATTTTCCCAGGACTTTCACAGGCCTGAAGAGCTGAAGCAATATGAAGAAATGATCCTTCAACTCACCAGGCTGGTCGTGGATAAGTATGACGGATCCCTGAAGGCCGAGCACGGCACCGGGCTTAATATGGCCCCTTTTGTTTCCTATGAATGGGGGGAGGAGCTTTACTCTTTTATGAAAGAAATTAAGCAAACCTTTGATCCCGGGGGCATCCTGAATCCCGATGTGATTATCTCCGGGGACCCTGAGCTTCATCTTAAGAATTTTAAACCGATGCCCGTCATCGATGAGGCGGTGGACCAGTGCATCGAATGTGGTTTTTGTGAGATTAACTGCCTCACCACCGGACTGACTCTTTCGGCCCGTCAGCGTATTGTGGTTCAGCGGGAAATCGAGCGGTTGAGCCGCCTGGGCAAGAGCCCCGAAAAAGTCCGGAGCCTCGGCAAAGCCTTTGCATATCAGGGTGAGGGCTCCTGTGCGGGAGACGGACTCTGTGCAGTCACCTGTCCCCTCTCCATCGATACCGGTGTTTTGATCAAACACCTGCGTGCCAGAAACAATGAGCGGAAACGGCCCGGGAATCCCATCGCCACCCGGATCGGAGAGCACTTCCCGGCGATTCACTTTTTTGTGAGGTCGGGATTGGGATTTATGACCGCACTGTACAGACTCATCCCATTTAAAAAGATCTGGATCTGGGACCATCATATGCCCCGGCCGGTGAGGAAGAGCGCCCTGAAAGCGCCTGAATATTCAGGTGAAAAGGGAAAGAAGAAGGTGGTCTACTTCCCCAGCTGCATCAACCAGAGCATGGGGACCGCCGTACGGGAAAAACAAAAGAAATCTCTGGTGAAGGTGACGGTGGAAGTCCTGGAGAAGGCAGGCTTTGAGGTAATCTGTCCGGAACACATGAACAGGCTCTGTTGCGGTACTCCCTGGGAGAGCAAGGGATTCTTTGACATTGCCGATGCCAAATCCGGTGAACTGGAGAAAGCCCTTCTAAAAGCCAGCCAGGATGGAGCATACCCGGTGCTCTGCGATACCAGTCCATGCACCCACCGGATGAAACGGGTCATGACAAATAAGCTGGACCTTTACGAACCGGTAGAGTTTATCCACGACCACCTGCTGGACAAACTGGATCTGAAAAAAACGAAAGAAGCCCTGGCCTTCCATGTGTCCTGTACCAGTACCAGGATGGGGCTGGAGGAAAAGTTCAGGGCCGTGGCCAGGGCATGCACGGAGAACCCGGTCTTTCCGGAAGAGGTCGGTTGCTGCGGTTTTGCGGGAAATAAAGGCTTTACCCGGCCCGAAATTAATACCTGGGCCCTGAGAAACCTGAAACTGCAGGTGGACCGGCTTGCGGCAGGCTATTCCAATAGCCGGACCTGCGAAATTGGGCTCTCCCGGAACAGCGGAATTGACTACAGATCCGTGATGTACCTGGTGAGGGACTCCATCAAAGAATAAGCATCTGCCGGGTACTTGTATTGCTTCCGGCCTGAAGGCGGTAAGAATATAAACCCGGTTCAAGGATTCTGGCTTCCACGCCCACCGTGTGTGATCCGGGCCCGTAGCGTTCATTTGCCAGGGTTTGCACCTTTCTTCCGGTCAGGTCAAACACTTCCAGCAGCACATGTTGCTCGGAGGGAAGGGAAAAGGTGATGCTTGAATAATCGCCAAAGGGATTGGGGTGGTTCTGCCCCAGCTCCATCTGCAGGTCCTGCTCCAGCACGCTATTGTAAACAGGTTCGTAGACTCTCACATAATCGATCACCAGATCCTGGGGAAAAATGGTGCTCAGGTCGGGCGATCCGGGCCAGTTCCCGCCCACGGCCAGGTTGATCAGCAGGTGAAATCTCCGGTTAAAGGGTGCCGGGAAAGCAGCAGCACTGCTGTACCACATCCCGGTACCCAGGTTCTGGTATCGTTCTTTATCCACATACCAGCGAAGCTCTCCCTCTTCCCACTCCAGGGCGAAGGTATGAAACTTGCTGTGGAAGGCGGTGTCATCTGTTATATAATCCGTTCCCCGGGACTGGTTTTGCGGATATGGCCCTCCATAGTGGATGGTCCCGTGCACCCGGGTGGTGTCGTGCCCCAGGTATTCCATGATATCGATCTCACCGCTGGCGGCCCAGTTGCCATAATCATTGTCCGTAGGAAGCATCCAGATAGCGGCCCAGAGTCCCTGTCCCACAGGCATCTTTGCCCGGAATTCAAAGCGCCCGTAGGTCCAGTCGCCCAGGTTGATGGTCCGGATCCTTCCCGAAGTAAACTGGCTCGTAGCAACATTCTCTCTTTTGGCTGTAATGGTCAGCATCCCATCGGCCACCTTCACATTCTCCTCTTTGTAATACTGCAGCTCATTGTTTCCCCAGCCGTCCAGGCCGTATTCCGAACCCGTTCCGGTCATGTAGGACCACTTGTCCGTATCCAGGGCATCCCCGTCAAACTCATCGGACCACACCAGTTGCCAGTTCTGGCCGCTTAAAGTTGCAGCTAGGATAAAAAAACCAAATACAAACAAGTGCTTCATGATCCTTTCCTGTTATTTCTTAATGCAATACAGTTTCTTATCTCCTTTAAATATATAGGCGTCCCCCGCCACAGCTACGGATGCCCAGAAACGGTCATCCAGGCTGTTCTCGTGCAAGAATTCAAATTCCCGGCCTGCCCGGATTACCTTGGTGATCCCCCTTTCGTCCGTAAAGAAGATCTTGTCCGCATGCGCCCATGGGCTCGCCCAGCAGGCTCCGACACCATCCAGTTTTTCCTGATAAACGATCTCTCCCGTTTCAGCATCCAGGCAAGCCAGTTCGCCGCCCCTGCTCCCTAAAAGGTACAACAGCCCTTCATATAAGAGCGGGGATGGATTTCCGGTCGGGGCATCCGCCTTAAACCAGGCCAGTCCCTCCCTGGAAGCGCTGATGGAATCCGGGGAAATATCTCCTTCTGCTCCGGCCTTAATGGCAAAAAATGTTCCGGGTACATCCCGGAAGCCGGCATTGCCCATAAAAAGAAGAGTGTCGCTGGCCACAGGACCCGGTATGCTGTACCTTCCGTCCATCCGGAGTTCCCAGAACAATTCACCGGTAAGCGGATCATAGGAGCGAGCCCTGAGCCCCCCGGTCACCAGCTCGGTCCGCTTACTGTTCTTCCAGATAAAGGGAGTGCTGTAGCTGGTCTTCTCATCGCGCTTCACCCTCCATATCTCCTCACCGCTTTCCGGATCCAGTGCAAGCAGGAAAGAATTCTCTTCATTATCCACCTGTACATATAAACGGCCTTCATAAAGTAACGGAGATGCTCCCGTACCCCATCCGTTCTGGGTCTCATACGCACCCAGGTCCTTTTCCCAGACCAGCTCTCCCTCCAGGGTAAAGCAGTACAGCCCATTCATGCCAAAATAGACATATACTTTCTCTCCATCCGTTACAGGAGTCTCCCCGGCATAATTGGTATTGGGGTGCCTGGAAGTCCTCGGATTGCCCCTGCGGGCTACTCTTTTCCATATCTCCTCCCCGGTGAGAAGGTCCACACAGCTGACTTCCCAGCGATAAACATCCATCAGGTAGAGGTTCTGGTTTTCCTGTCCGGCGGAATCTCCCCCCTCCCCTGGTTTATTAATTTTCTCAGGGACCACCGTAGCCAGGAAGATCCTGTTGCCCCATACAACAGGTGAAGCCCAGCCATCACCCTCAACTTCATAGGTCCATGCCACATTCAGATCCTCCCCCCATTCATCCGGCAGATTCTCGCCTTCGGCAATCATACGGGCATCGGGCCCCCTGAACTGTGGCCAGTTTTTGTTTGACGCATTAGTGCAGGAACTTACAAGGATCATAGATACAATGATCATCCATCCGGTTCCGGATACTTGAGGAAGGGAAAGTTTCATAATATTTGGTACATAGTTGAAAACTCGGGATACAAGATAAACCATCTTCCCCATATTCCCCAATCAAGAATTTCAACAGAATGCTCCGACAGTGAATTTCTGAATCAGCCGTACCACTTCCTGGTACGGTTCTGCAGTTTATTGAGAACATCGATGGTGATATTTACATCCTCCACGATCTGGAAGTCGAACATACCCACGCAGATGAAGTCGGCCCCTTTCTCAAAGGCCCAGTTAAATCCGTCTTCAGGTGCTATGGCCCCGGCGGCGAGCACTTTAAAGCCCATCACCGGCACGGTGGCCCGGGCCACAAACTCGGTGGTCTTATCGGGAAAGAGGCAGAAGCAATTATTATGGAACTTATTATGATCCAGGTAATTCTTTCCGTCCACTTCAAAAGGAACCCGGTTCTCCATGGGATGAGCCGACCAGTAATTATCGTGATGCATGGTCTTCATATAATAGTCCGGAATGATACCCGCTTCTTCGGTTGCAATAAGTGCATCCACGGTGTGCGAGGCCAGTCCGGCCACATAACCCTGCCTGCGGATATGATCCATCATCTTCTCCACCACATCGATGCGATCATCCCTTACCAGCCAGTCGACCTGGTTCCCCTGGATCTGAACAATATCCACCCCGTAATCGATAGCTTTGTCAATATTCACATAGTAGTCTTCCTTCTCCATATCCGGATGGACCTGCGAGATGACCTTGATCTTGCTTCCGGTGGCTTTCTTGTATTTGGCGATCAGGACGTTGGTCGGGAAGCCTATGTTAATGGTATTGATCCCGGCCTGTTCGGCCAGCATCAGGGTTTCATAAACCTTGCGTTCGGTGTTATAGGCTTTGAAAAGGGAGGAAACATAAATCAAGTCCCGGGCATGGGCCCATCCTCCAACCAGGTTGCCTCCGGCAACCAGCCTGCTGATCTCGTGCGGACCAATCTTACCTGAGGGAAGCTCTCCTTTCAGATCTGCCAGGGACTTAAAATTCAACTGGATGGTAGCACCGGACATCACATCCACCTCTTTTCCCACATGACGGAAGGCGCCCCATCCCATGGCTCCCAGAATGGGAAGGGTGGCCAGGTTTTTCAGGGCCTCACGGCGTGAATTTGTTCCCTCTGCCCCTTGATTTTCCGCGGCTTCTTTGCTCTTCCACCACCGGTACAGGTTTGAAATCCCGTATCCGGCAGGAGTGCTTGCCACAAACCAGAGTAAGAGGAAAGCTTCAATAAAATTGCGGTTGACAATATAAAAGTGACCTTCCACCGAACCGAACAAAGAGATGCCAAAAGGCGGATAAGCAAAGTAATACAGTACCAGAAGGAGGATACCCCCTGCAGAAGCCAGCCGGATAAACAGCCCCAGGAACAGGGCCAGTCCAATAAGGATCAAGCCATAGACATTCATAAAATCGACCATCCGCACCAGACTCTCCCCGGAGGCCAGCCAGTGGTAAAAGCCGGAAAGGAAGCCGGTGGCATTGGCCAGGTAACTCTGGGCCGACCAGTTCTCCATAAAGAGTTTGGAGAGACCCTCATATAGAAAGTGCCACCCGATGGCGGCACGAATAATGGTAATAAGCACTTGTTTTAAACCGGGATGTTTCATATACAGACTGTTTAGGCCAGTTTAACCCTGACTGCAGCCGGACCCTTGGGGCCTTTCTCAACCTCAAAGGAGACCATATTCCCCTCTACAATATCGTCCTTGAATTCATTCACATGAACAAAAACACTCTCCTGGGTTACTGCATCGCGAATAAATCCATAACCCTTGGAATCATTGTAGAAGGTGAGCCTTCCCCGGCGGATGGGATCCGGTTTCATGGAGTCGTCCATTTTGGGTACACTGACTTCAATATCTTCGGCCTTGGTTTTGGATTTGGTAGTTGGATCAGGGGGCGTGTCGGTAATCATTCCGTTCTCGTCCACATAGGCAATCATACTATCGAGCCCGCCCTGCTTATCCCCATCTTTTCTGGCGAGCCGTTTTTTCTCTTTGTCCTGTCTTTTTTTCGCTTTTTTCTTTCGAACTTCTTTCTTATTGAACGATTCCTGTGATCTGCCCATTAATGATAAT comes from the Bacteroidales bacterium genome and includes:
- a CDS encoding cold shock domain-containing protein, producing the protein MGRSQESFNKKEVRKKKAKKRQDKEKKRLARKDGDKQGGLDSMIAYVDENGMITDTPPDPTTKSKTKAEDIEVSVPKMDDSMKPDPIRRGRLTFYNDSKGYGFIRDAVTQESVFVHVNEFKDDIVEGNMVSFEVEKGPKGPAAVRVKLA